A genome region from Cucumis sativus cultivar 9930 chromosome 4, Cucumber_9930_V3, whole genome shotgun sequence includes the following:
- the LOC101214797 gene encoding protein DCL homolog, chloroplastic, with protein MAMASILKPPPFPPFHSLNPNFFNSSPLILCFPTHPINSFHPSTRALKTGPEGIRLRSHQEYSSDLLRKPVGPSAKDLAGPSEDDDSSEESGNEDEEEVEWVDWEDKILEDTVPLVGFVRMVLHTGKYENGDRLRPEHEKTILERLLPYHPESEKKIGCGVDYITVGYHPDFESSRCLFIVRKDGEMVDFSYWKCIKGLIRKNYPLYAESFILRHFRRRRRNSRR; from the exons ATGGCCATGGCGTCCATTTTGAAACCACCGCCATTTCCGCCCTTTCACTCTCTAAATCCAAACTTCTTCAACTCTTCACCACTGATCTTATGTTTTCCTACACACCCAATCAATTCGTTTCACCCATCTACTCGTGCCCTCAAAACTGGCCCTGAAGGCATTAGACTTCGAAGCCATCAAGAATATAGTTCCGATTTGCTGCGGAAACCGGTTGGTCCATCGGCGAAGGACTTGGCTGGACCATCGGAGGATGACGACAGCAGTGAGGAGAGTGGAAATGAAGACGAGGAGGAAGTGGAGTGGGTTGATTGGGAGGACAAGATTTTGGAGGATACTGTTCCTCTAGTTGGCTTTGTTAGGATGGTTCTTCACACTGGAAA ATATGAAAATGGGGATAGGTTGAGACCAGAGCACGAGAAAACAATTCTTGAGAGGTTGCTTCCATATCATCCTGAGAGTGAGAAGAAGATTGGATGTGGGGTTGATTATATCACG GTTGGATATCATCCTGATTTTGAAAGCTCAAGATGTTTATTCATAGTCAGAAAAGATGGAGAGATGGTTGACTTTTCATATTGGAAGTGCATCAAGGGTCTGATCAGAAAGAATTATCCTCTTTACGCAGAAAGCTTCATTCTTAGGCATTTTCGGCGACGTAGACGCAATTCCCGTCGGTAA
- the LOC101214157 gene encoding coenzyme Q-binding protein COQ10 homolog, mitochondrial: MPPFLSNSKVLESLISRRGGIKRAIKYARCNAEPWKYRNVRHLRCIPGVETSSIHGLFDQDRKMFSENFRDISAVQSRRFLGCGDGAETGVLSKIYEERRVMGYSPEQLFDVVAAVDLYHDFVPWCQRSEVLKKYPDGSFDAELEIGFKFLVESYISHVEMNRPKSVKSTVSRSALFDHLINTWEFNPGPVPGTCNLYFLVDFKFQSPLYRQVASVFFKEVVSKLVGSFNERCRLIYGPGVPVLENSYSERA; encoded by the exons ATGCCGCCGTTTCTGTCTAACTCGAAGGTTCTTGAATCATTGATTTCACGTAGAGGTGGTATCAAACGTGCTATCAAATACGCAAGGTGTAATGCCGAGCCGTGGAAGTATCGAAACGTTCGACATTTAAGGTGTATTCCCGGTGTTGAGACTTCGTCGATTCATGGACTGTTCGATCAGGATCGTAAGATGTTTTCCGAGAACTTTCGTGATATTAGTGCTGTACAATCGAGGCGATTTCTTGGTTGTGGAGATGGGGCAGAGACCGGCGTTTTGTCCAAAATTTATGAGGAGAGACGCGTAATGGG gTATTCGCCGGAGCAGTTATTTGATGTAGTTGCTGCTGTAGACTTATACCATGATTTTGTTCCTTGGTGCCAGCGGTCTGAAGTACTTAAAAAGTATCCTGATGGATCGTTTGATGCTGAACTGGAGATTGGTTTTAAATTCCTTGTTGAGAGTTACATTTCACACGTAGAGATGAACAGACCAAAATCTGTAAAG TCCACAGTATCTCGAAGTGCGCTTTTTGACCACTTGATAAATACTTGGGAGTTCAATCCAGGACCAGTTCCAGGGACTTGCAACCTTTACTTTTTAGTAGATTTCAAGTTCCAGTCACCACTTTATCGACAG GTGGCTTCAGTGTTCTTTAAGGAGGTCGTCTCAAAACTGGTTGGTTCATTCAATGAACGGTGCCGTTTGATATATGGTCCAGGGGTTCCAGTCCTTGAAAATTCATACAGCGAAAGAGCTTaa
- the LOC101203145 gene encoding THO complex subunit 5B, with product MDEEIEEGMLIEDETEPLPPDSETGKISPFEMLRESKSCVEDIVTKMLSIKKHGESKTQLRELVTQMFLHFVTLRQANRSILLEEDRVKSETERAKAPVDFTTLQLNNLMYEKSHYVKAIKACKDFKSKYPDIELVSEDEFFRDAPENIKNSMRSKDSAHNLMLQRLDYELFQRKELCKRRDELEQHKKGLLEVIANRKKFLSSLPSHLKSLKKASLPVQNQLGILQTKKLKQHQLAELLPPPLYVIYSQFLAQKEAFGENIELEIVGSIKDAQAFARHQANKETGASNNAESNKLEDDAPDEDDDGQRRRKRPKKIPAKVNIEHAGIYQVHPLKIILHIYDSETCEPKSMKLLSLKFECLLKLNVICVGIEGSHEGPENNILCNLFPDDTGLELPHQSAKLVVGETLAFSDKRTSRPYKWAQHLAGIDFLPELPPLVSAQESVSGEPVRGDIVSGLSMYRQQNRIQTVVQRLRSRKKAQLALVEQLDSLEKLKWPVLTCDEVPWVSHKPSCCLQGWSLVGYSTKQASSLTTMEKEKVQDPVDVDMVGKSGISREEIDSAREDGELPALVSSTPILNNPEVRTPNLEHSKQLTLISKSITPQTNYSRMLSFNKHDEDYELMIDVDSDQDDPVQAELAADDVASVPSNNITTKKWIDYGSKEYCLILTRNTERPTKNLKLQAKIKISMEYPLRPPVFTLNLYTMNSEENREECDDSDWYNELRAMEAEVNLHILKMLPLDQENYILSHQICCLAMLFNYCISEASLFSERRKSSSVIDIGLCKPVSGSLHARSFRGRDRRKMISWKDIECTPGYPC from the exons ATGGACGAGGAGATAGAGGAAGGAATGCTCATAGAAGACGAGACCGAGCCCCTGCCGCCAGACAGCGAAACGGGCAAAATTTCTCCCTTTGAAATGCTCCGAGAGAGCAAAAGTTGTGTGGAAGACATCGTCACCAAGATGCTCTCCATCAAGAAGCATGGCGAGTCTAAAACTCAGCTCAGAGAACTCGTTACCCAGATGTTCCTTCACTTCGTAACTCTTCGCCAG GCAAATCGCTCTATTTTGCTGGAAGAGGATCGAGTCAAATCTGAAACAGAGCGAGCAAAAGCTCCAGTTGACTTCACGACTCTGCAACTTAACAACTTGATGTATGAAAAGAGTCACTATGTTAAAGCAATAAAGGCCTGCAAAGACTTCAAATCCAAGTATCCTGATATTGAACTTGTGTCTGAGGATGAGTTTTTCCGGGATGCACCCGAAAACATTAAGAACTCCATGAGGTCGAAGGACAGCGCGCACAATCTGATGCTACAGAGGCTTGACTATGAGCTTTTCCAG CGCAAAGAACTTTGCAAACGGCGAGATGAACTTGAACAGCATAAGAAAGGCCTACTAGAAGTCATTGCTAATAGAAAGAAATTCTTGTCAAGTCTTCCCTCACACCTCAAGTCCTTAAAAAAGGCATCCTTGCCCGTACAAAATCAGTTGGGGATATTACagacaaaaaaattaaagcaacACCAACTAGCAGAGCTACTTCCACCTCCTCTTTATGTAATCTACTCGCAGTTCTTGGCACAAAAGGAAGCCTTTGGCGAAAATATAGAATTGGAGATAGTAGGAAGTATCAAAGATGCCCAAGCTTTTGCACGCCATCAAGCGAATAAGGAAACTG GTGCATCAAACAACGCTGAGAGCAATAAGTTGGAGGATGATGCACCCGATGAAGACGATGATGGCCAAAGGAGGAGAAAACGGCCAAAGAAGATTCCAGCTAAGGTGAACATTGAGCATGCAGGGATATATCAAGTTCATCCCCTAAAGATCATCCTTCATATATATGACAGTGAAACATGTGAACCCAAGTCAATGAAATTGCTCTCTCTGAAGTTTGAATGCTTGTTAAAGTTGAACGTTATTTGTGTTGGGATTGAAGGATCTCATGAAGGTCCTGAGAATAACATCTTATGCAACTTGTTCCCTGATGATACTGGCCTTGAGCTGCCTCACCAG TCAGCCAAGCTTGTTGTTGGTGAAACACTTGCATTTAGTGATAAGAGAACCTCTCGACCATATAAGTGGGCACAACATTTGGCTGGGATTGATTTTTTGCCAGAATTGCCACCGTTGGTGAGTGCACAAGAATCTGTCAGTGGTGAACCTGTTAGAGGTGATATTGTATCAGGCCTTTCAATGTATCGGCAGCAGAACCGAATACAGACAGTAGTGCAAAGATTACGCTCTCGGAAAAAGGCTCAGCTGGCTCTTGT GGAACAGCTTGATTCACTTGAAAAACTCAAATGGCCAGTTCTGACGTGTGATGAAGTCCCTTGGGTTTCACATAAACCTTCATGCTGTTTGCAAGGTTGGTCGCTTGTAGGTTACTCTACAAAGCAGGCATCATCTTTGACTACAatggagaaagagaaagttCAGGATCCTGTAGATGTTGACATGGTTGGAAAATCTGGCATTTCAAGAGAAGAGATTGACAGTGCTAGGGAAGATGGAGAACTCCCTGCTCTTGTTTCATCTACGCCTATCTTAAATAATCCTGAAGTTAGAACACCCAATCTTGAGCATTCCAAACAGTTGactttaatttctaaaagcATTACACCTCAAACTAATTACTCTAGGATGCTAAGTTTCAATAAACATGATGAAGATTATGAGTTGATGATAGATGTTGACAGTGACCAGGATGATCCTGTGCAAGCTGAGCTTGCAGCAGATGATGTAGCATCTGTTCCTTCCAACAACATAACAACAAAGAAATGGATAGATTACGGGTCCAAGGAATATTGCCTTATTCTTACCAGGAACACTGAGCGACCTACCAAAAATCTTAAATTGCAAGCCAAG ATTAAAATCAGCATGGAGTACCCTCTTAGGCCTCCTGTCTTCACTTTGAATCTCTACACGATGAATTCTGAAGAAAACCGTGAGGAGTGTGACGACTCTGATTGGTATAACGAACTTCGAGCCATGGAAGCTGAG GTGAATCTCCATATACTTAAGATGCTGCCTTTGGATCAAGAGAACTATATATTGTCTCATCAGATTTGCTGTCTTGCTATGCTGTTTAACTACTGCATCAGCGAGGCATCTCTTTTCTCGGAAAGGAGAAAGAGTAGTTCCGTAATTGACATTGGATTGTGCAAACCTGTTAGTGGTAGTTTACATGCCAGATCGTTTAGAGGAAGGGATCGTAGAAAGATGATATCCTGGAAAGATATTGAATGTACTCCTGGCTATCCTTGCTAA
- the LOC101214397 gene encoding cold-regulated protein 27: MTTVKVLSSQEHRLSLSLSLLFNISPTGPLPSFFPSSLSRHCKSGDNPSSSSPFMELLPPNLDSLNPRETRADSLVSEFVKDQSTEFSRPIESSSRGTHMTDSVPSDWTDEKHHLFLESMEASFVSQMFDSGHSVGSCPTKDNSSRTKLLSKSQSASHGHSQFGQFKVLRRGSWKNINFEPTESRSNFLNEYQALSHNPWIHHFRAARKNKNVVCKSQAIGSRGRNSLSLGAANNSGPIRASDSDLSQQYISNNKEVSDQNFVDEVIEVEKGSIDCNAKRANASETNALINDQVVP, translated from the exons ATGACAACTGTGAAGGTTCTTTCGTCCCAAGAACACcgcctctctctctctctctctctcctcttcaATATCTCTCCCACTGGCCCGCTTCCATCTTTCTTCCCTTCATCTCTCTCTCGCCATTGCAAATCTGGAGATAATC cttcttcctcttccccaTTCATGGAATTGTTGCCTCCAAATTTGGACAGTCTCAACCCTAGAGAAACTCGTGCTGACTCACTTGTTTCTGAATTCGTCAAGGACCAGTCTACCGAGTTTTCCCGCCCGATTGAATCTTCTAGCCGG GGCACTCATATGACGGATTCTGTACCTTCTGATTGGACCGACGAGAAGCACCATTTGTTTCTTGAATCCATGGAAGCATCATTTGTCAGCCAAATGTTTGATTCTGGGCATTCTGTTGGCTCCTGCCCCACCAAGGATAATTCTTCACGCACAAAATTGCTCAGCAAAAGCCAGTCCGCCTCTCACGGCCATTCACAGTTTGGCCAG TTTAAGGTTCTTCGACGAGGCAGCTGGAAGAACATTAATTTTGAACCAACTGAATCTCGATCAAATTTTTTGAATGAATACCAAGCTCTCTCACATAATCCTTGGATACATCACTTTAGAGCTGCtcgtaaaaacaaaaatgtcgTTTGCAAAAGTCAAGCTATCGGTTCAAGAGGAAGAAACTCGCTGTCATTAGGAGCAGCTAATAATTCAGGACCTATACGTGCTTCCGACTCTGATTTGTCCCAACAATATATCAGCAATAATAAAG AAGTTTCGGATCAGAACTTTGTTGATGAAGTTATAGAAGTTGAAAAGGGAAGCATTGATTGCAATGCCAAAAGGGCCAACGCATCAGAAACAAATGCTTTGATCAATGACCAG GTTGTTCCTTAA